A stretch of Chanodichthys erythropterus isolate Z2021 chromosome 20, ASM2448905v1, whole genome shotgun sequence DNA encodes these proteins:
- the dffa gene encoding DNA fragmentation factor subunit alpha, which produces MTELKACKVCNVSRQKCYGLAVSSLDQLKLKGGEALGFSPSASVSVVLEEDGTIVEDEAYFLCLPANTKFMLLHAYEIWMQTHQTDGGTAQHYRVSASLEVDGIDHVDGIESWHSLAKQLRQDLASIILMSEADLQSLIDVPCSDLAAALDFSQQKTQVLQDTLQRMLDRKEEERQSKELLRLYLKAMEQEGTLDPQEECAKLDETDGVQVEAAAGFSSTTLMVLKDKKYPETRLSNEELQMVVKQGVEVMMEVLGRDSERTSALVQACESELSKRLHRVQALQSLSAQNQSTSQPQAERDTRAKRRKEHTR; this is translated from the exons ATGACAGAATTAAAAGCATGTAAAGTATGTAACGTTAGCCGACAGAAGTGTTATGGGCTGGCGGTGAGCTCTCTGGATCAACTCAAATTAAAAG GTGGTGAGGCTCTGGGGTTTAGTCCCAGTGCCTCAGTCTCAGTGGTGCTAGAAGAAGATGGGACCATCGTAGAAGACGAGGCTTACTTTCTGTGTCTCCCAGCAAATACAAAATTTATGCTGTTGCATGCCTATGAAATATGGATGCAAACTCATCAAA CCGATGGAGGGACAGCACAGCATTATAGAGTGTCTGCTAGTCTGGAGGTAGATGGAATAGACCATGTTGATGGGATTGAATCTTGGCACAGTTTGGCAAAACAGCTCAGACAGGACTTGGCCAGTATTATCCTCATGTCCGAGGCAGATCTACAG aGTTTGATTGATGTGCCATGCTCCGATCTGGCTGCGGCGTTGGACTTCTCACAGCAGAAAACCCAGGTCCTACAGGACACGCTGCAGAGAATGCTGGACCGCAAGGAAGAAGAAAGACAGTCCAAAGAGTTACTGAGGCTCTATTTGAAAGCCATGGAGCAAGAAGGCACCTTGGACCCACAAGAAGAAT GCGCTAAACTAGATGAGACGGATGGGGTGCAGGTGGAGGCCGCAGCAGGGTTCAGCTCCACTACGCTAATGGTTCTGAAGGACAAAAAATACCCAGAGACCAGACTGTCCAATGAAGAGCTACAG ATGGTGGTGAAACAAGGAGTGGAGGTCATGATGGAGGTGTTGGGCCGGGACAGTGAAAGGACATCAGCGCTGGTCCAGGCATGTGAAAGTGAGCTCAGTAAACGCCTACATCGAGTTCAAGCTCTGCAATCCCTCAGCGCTCAAAACCAGTCCACTTCACAACCACAAGCTGAGAGAGACACCCGAGCTAAACGCAGAAAAGAACACACACGCTGA